In the Agelaius phoeniceus isolate bAgePho1 chromosome 11, bAgePho1.hap1, whole genome shotgun sequence genome, one interval contains:
- the MUSTN1 gene encoding musculoskeletal embryonic nuclear protein 1 has product MSQPAPVKKKRPPVKEEDLKGARGNLAKNQEIKSKTYQVMRQCEQMGSAAPSIFSGARTGGETVFEKPKDEPAKSVFG; this is encoded by the exons ATGTCACAG CCAGCCCCTGTGAAAAAGAAGCGTCCTCCAGTGAAGGAGGAAGACCTCAAAGGAGCCAGAGGAAACCTTGCCAAAAACCAGGAAATTAAATCTAAAACCTACCAAGTGATGAGGCAATGTG AACAAATGGGTTCCGCAGCACCTTCCATATTCAGCGGGGCTCGGACAGGAGGTGAAACAGTCTTTGAAAAACCGAAGGATGAACCAGCCAAGAGCGTCTTTGGCTGA